Proteins encoded in a region of the Phalacrocorax carbo chromosome 15, bPhaCar2.1, whole genome shotgun sequence genome:
- the SLC35E4 gene encoding solute carrier family 35 member E4, whose amino-acid sequence MCLRSRRGDEAVMTAGEGTLRPWKPDPGQAEGGQPPPGLSLPLTLTVLAWLGTGTTMAGLNKWIFATHGFRYPLLLSSLHMLSGVAVGYLLGWARGPSPPAPRPRVRIYLLSLTFCTSVALGNLGLSYVQLDVAQAVATTTPLVTLLLSGLLGGRRHHPLQYAAMGPVCAGAACSVAGGLRFHQPGCGFLLAATILRALKSIQQSLLLQEDRLDALSLLCLTSLPSFCLLFGAAVALEVGPSWEGVLRYDGTLWACVLLSCLGSVLYNLATFCVLSLTSALTVHVLGNVTVVGNLLFSRLLFGSHLSGLSYLGIGLMLAGMFMYHQPDLIAACWAARPRWGLPKRE is encoded by the exons ATGTGCCTGCGGTCCCGGCGGGGCGATGAAGCAGTGATGACAGCTGGTGAGGGGACCCTCCGGCCCTGGAAACCTGACccggggcaggcagaggggggtcagccgccgccggggctgTCGCTGCCCCTGACCCTCACCGTCCTGGCCTGGCTGGGCACCGGCACCACCATGGCCGGCCTCAACAAATGGATCTTTGCCACCCATGGCTTCCGCTACCCGCTGCTGCTCTCGTCCCTGCACATGCTGTCAGGGGTGGCCGTGGGGTACCTGCTGGGCTGGGCGCGGGGACCGTCACCtccagccccccggccccgtgTCAGGATCTACCTGCTCAGCCTCACCTTCTGCACCAGCGTGGCATTGGGCAACCTGGGCTTGAGCTATGTGCAGCTGGACGTGGCGCAGGCGGTggccaccaccacccccctggTCACCCTGCTGCTGTcggggctgctggggggccGGCGGCACCACCCGCTGCAGTACGCCGCCATGGGGCCCGTCTGTGCTGGGGCCGCCTGCAGCGTCGCCGGCGGGCTCCGCTTCCACCAGCCCGGCTGTGGCTTCCTTCTGGCCGCCACCATCCTCCGCGCCCTCAAGTCCATACAGCAGA gtctgctgctgcaggaggaccGGCTGGACgccctctccctgctctgcctgacCTCCCTGCCCAGTTTCTGCCTGCTCTTTGGGGCGGCTGTGGCGCTGGAGGTGGGTCCCTCCTGGGAGGGTGTCCTGCGCTATGATGGCACCCTCTGGGCCTGCGTCCTACTCAGCTGCCTGGGCTCCGTCCTCTACAACCTGGCCACCTTCTGCGTCCTCTCCCTTACCTCCGCCCTCACCGTCCACGTCCTGGGCAATGTCACTGTGGTGGGCAACCTGCTGTTCTCCCGCCTCCTCTTCGGCAGCCACCTGAGCGGGCTCAGCTACCTGGGCATCGGGCTGATGCTGGCCGGGATGTTCATGTACCACCAGCCGGACCTCATTGCGGCATGCTGGGCGGCACGGCCGCGGTGGGGCCTCCCCAAGCGGGAGTAG